AACTGGGTCATGGGGAGGGGGTTCACCCCCCGCCCCACCTCGATGGTGAACCCGGGACGCCGCCAGTCCTGGATGAACCAGTCCTTGTACCCGGCCCAGCTCTGCAGGTAGCGCACGGGCCGGTAGCCGCTGATGTCGACGAACAGGTTGGTGATGGCCTGCGATTCCGGCGGCTCGAGCCCCTCGTAGCCCCAGTAGATCTCCTCACCCTGCGCGTGCCAGGCGATGACCAGGCGGAAGTCGTGCGCCCGGGTGAAGTCGGCCATGGCGATGGCCTCGGGTTCCGTGAGCGGTCCCGTGCCGGAGTAGTTGCGCGGGGCCGGGGACCGGGGCCCGCGCGCGGCCTCCCGCTCCCAGTTGGCCGGAAACTGGTTGTTCAGATCCACCCCGCGGGCATTGGCCGCCCAGGTGCGGAAGTTGGTGGAGCCGCCGTTGGCCTGGAGCAGCAGGTCGTAGTACGGGTTGGAGCGGTCCACCCCGTTCTGCGAGATCTCGACGCCGTCGGGATTGACCATCGGCACCACGTAGAGCGAGGTCTGCGACCACAGGGTGGGCACGTGGTAGTTGCCGATGCTCTCCCCCCGCTGCTGGGCCCGGGCGTAGACCTCGATGAACTTCATCATCAGGACGGCGGTGATCCACTCCTCGCCGTGAAAGGCGCCGTTGTAGTGGACCTCCTTCGGACCCGTGCCCAGCCGCACCACCGGAATCTCCCGGCCCAGCACGGACTGCCCGATCGTGCCCACCTCGATGAAGGGGTACTGCTGCCGCAGGCGGGTGAGGTCGGACATCATCTCGTCGTACCCGTAGTTCTCACGGGGCACCACGATCGCCTGTCCCGTGGCGGCGGCCGGGAGGCTGAGCCGCTGTCCGATGCGCAGCCGGTACGGGTCGACGCCCGGGTTGGCCTGCTGCAGCGCCGCCACGCTGGTGCCGAACTGCTGCGCGATGGACCAGAGCGTGTCGCCGGGCTGTACGATGTACTGCTGCGGCGGCCGCTGGGGGATGTAAATCACCATGCCCGGGTAGATTAGCGCGGGATTCTCAATCTGGGGGTTCGCGGCCGCCAGCGCCTCCACGCTGATGCGGTACCGCTGGGCGATGGCGTAGAACGTGTCGCCCGGCTGCACGACATGCTGCCCCGCCGGTTCGCCGCCGGGCACCGTCAGCCGCTGGCCCACGAAGATCATGTTGGGGTTCTGGATCTGGGGGTTGGCGGCCAGGAGCTGCGGCAGGCCGACGCCCAGCCGGTTGGCGATGGCCCAGAGCGTGTCGCCGGGCCTGACCACGTACGACATGATCGACCCCCCTCCTTTCCCGAGTCGCCCTAGATTGTATGCGGCTCGCCGGCGGGGGGTCCCAGCGGCGGCGCAGCGGTTGACACCGTGGCCAGGCCATGATAGATTTCAACACTAAAAGGCAACAGAGGACGTGCCCGGAGTGTGACCGGGGCGCCTCAGAAAGGTTGGGATCAAATGCGGCGCCGTATCGCCATCGGGGACCTTACGGCTACCGGAATCCT
Above is a genomic segment from Symbiobacterium terraclitae containing:
- a CDS encoding LysM peptidoglycan-binding domain-containing protein; the encoded protein is MSYVVRPGDTLWAIANRLGVGLPQLLAANPQIQNPNMIFVGQRLTVPGGEPAGQHVVQPGDTFYAIAQRYRISVEALAAANPQIENPALIYPGMVIYIPQRPPQQYIVQPGDTLWSIAQQFGTSVAALQQANPGVDPYRLRIGQRLSLPAAATGQAIVVPRENYGYDEMMSDLTRLRQQYPFIEVGTIGQSVLGREIPVVRLGTGPKEVHYNGAFHGEEWITAVLMMKFIEVYARAQQRGESIGNYHVPTLWSQTSLYVVPMVNPDGVEISQNGVDRSNPYYDLLLQANGGSTNFRTWAANARGVDLNNQFPANWEREAARGPRSPAPRNYSGTGPLTEPEAIAMADFTRAHDFRLVIAWHAQGEEIYWGYEGLEPPESQAITNLFVDISGYRPVRYLQSWAGYKDWFIQDWRRPGFTIEVGRGVNPLPMTQFWPIWSRTIGVMLAGLAV